Proteins from one Xenorhabdus griffiniae genomic window:
- the dnaB-PI gene encoding SPI-7-type island replicative DNA helicase — MNLDHEALQAISEAEPSYAYAEVGVIGGLVLDNDRWDSVVQLLAADDFFFPAHRIIYQAIAELSEKNCPFDLITLTDRLTQRGQIDSAGGFAYVAEVCKNTPSAANIEEYARIVAEKSRLRQLLALGKSLSAEVFQPNIQSETLIEQAESHLFNLAEKGAVRQHQAVTLLQGADTLIAHLERIQGSNGITGTPTGFQELDDMTCGLQAGDLILLAARPSMGKTALGLACCLGALRHRDDAVVQIFSLEMPIAQLMLRLSAMEGSVALSALRSGLLDDEQWGRISQSLDQFAQWDKRLIIDDCSYQTPALLRARARRYTRQYGKPALIMVDYLQLMCAPGQENRTQEIADISRSLKALGKELECPVLALSQLNRQVEGRADKRPNNGDLRDSGSLEQDADLILHLYRDEVYHPETPDAGIAEIIIGKQRQGPTGTVRVRFDGRYTRFSDIDSGGR; from the coding sequence ATGAATCTGGATCATGAGGCTTTACAGGCCATCAGTGAAGCGGAACCCAGCTATGCTTATGCCGAGGTGGGGGTAATTGGCGGACTGGTACTGGACAATGATCGCTGGGATAGTGTGGTTCAGTTGCTGGCGGCCGACGATTTTTTCTTCCCGGCACACCGAATAATCTATCAGGCTATTGCGGAGCTGAGCGAAAAAAATTGCCCGTTTGATCTCATTACCCTGACCGACAGGCTGACACAGCGGGGACAAATAGACAGCGCCGGCGGTTTTGCTTATGTGGCGGAAGTGTGTAAGAACACACCGAGTGCCGCCAATATTGAGGAATATGCCCGCATTGTGGCGGAAAAAAGCCGGTTACGTCAGTTACTGGCACTGGGGAAATCCCTCAGCGCGGAAGTCTTCCAACCTAATATCCAGTCAGAAACCCTGATTGAGCAGGCAGAAAGTCACTTATTTAATCTGGCGGAGAAGGGCGCCGTTCGGCAACATCAGGCCGTGACCCTGCTGCAAGGCGCAGATACCCTGATTGCCCATCTGGAACGCATACAGGGCAGCAACGGCATCACGGGCACCCCCACAGGTTTTCAGGAGCTGGATGACATGACCTGTGGCTTACAGGCGGGCGACCTCATTCTGCTGGCCGCCCGTCCTTCCATGGGGAAAACGGCACTGGGGCTGGCCTGTTGTCTCGGTGCCCTGCGGCATCGGGACGATGCGGTGGTACAGATTTTCAGCCTGGAAATGCCGATCGCCCAATTGATGCTGCGTTTGTCGGCGATGGAAGGCAGCGTAGCATTAAGTGCGCTGCGCAGCGGTCTGCTGGATGATGAACAGTGGGGACGCATCAGCCAGAGTCTGGATCAGTTTGCCCAATGGGATAAGCGGCTGATTATTGATGATTGCAGTTACCAGACCCCCGCGCTATTACGTGCCCGTGCTCGCCGTTATACCCGCCAATACGGCAAACCCGCTTTGATTATGGTGGATTACCTCCAGTTGATGTGCGCCCCCGGGCAGGAAAATCGCACCCAGGAAATTGCCGATATCTCCCGCAGCCTGAAAGCGTTGGGCAAAGAGCTGGAGTGTCCGGTGCTGGCGTTGTCCCAGCTGAACCGGCAGGTGGAAGGCCGTGCCGATAAACGTCCGAACAACGGCGACCTGCGGGATTCCGGTTCGCTGGAGCAGGATGCCGATCTCATTCTTCATCTTTACCGCGATGAAGTCTACCACCCGGAAACACCGGACGCTGGGATTGCAGAGATCATTATCGGTAAGCAGCGTCAGGGACCGACCGGCACGGTGCGTGTGCGGTTTGACGGCCGGTATACGCGTTTTTCGGATATCGACAGCGGCGGGAGGTAA
- a CDS encoding ParA family protein has translation MKILPIISPKGGEGKSTHAANLAGFLADAGLNTLLIDADYSQPTSSSIFNLGYEAPTGLYELLMQTMDLRESKRIISRSVINHLDIIVSNDPDELLPTAMLHAPDGRLRLRNILQHPIFQQYDVIIIDSKGATGVMTELVVLAATHPVLGVIKPILPDVREFLRGTLRMLTRLKSFENYGIQLPLIQILANGIEGTNLDRDTLNELTDIIEQQRYDASALGGRCVYQLLNTRIDLLDIYKLGHVRAQPVHRLEYKTTRKSPAAAQTMYSLACELFPEWQAKFDAVLINQPTGDAQ, from the coding sequence ATGAAGATACTTCCCATCATTTCTCCCAAAGGCGGAGAAGGTAAATCCACGCACGCCGCGAATCTGGCCGGATTTTTGGCCGATGCGGGTTTAAATACTCTCCTGATTGACGCCGATTATTCACAACCCACCTCCAGCAGTATTTTTAACCTGGGCTATGAAGCCCCCACCGGGCTGTATGAGCTGTTGATGCAGACGATGGATCTAAGGGAATCGAAGCGGATCATTTCCCGCTCGGTGATCAACCATCTCGATATTATTGTCTCCAATGATCCCGATGAACTCTTGCCGACTGCGATGCTGCATGCCCCTGACGGGCGTCTTCGTCTGCGCAATATTTTGCAACATCCCATTTTTCAGCAATACGATGTCATTATTATCGACTCCAAAGGGGCAACCGGGGTGATGACGGAGCTGGTCGTGCTGGCTGCCACACATCCTGTGCTGGGGGTAATTAAACCGATTTTGCCGGATGTGCGGGAGTTCCTGCGCGGCACGCTGCGGATGCTGACCCGCCTTAAGTCATTTGAAAATTACGGCATTCAGCTTCCGCTGATCCAGATACTGGCCAATGGCATTGAAGGCACTAATTTAGATCGCGACACGCTCAATGAACTGACCGATATTATCGAACAGCAACGGTATGATGCGTCCGCGCTGGGCGGCAGGTGTGTTTATCAGTTGCTGAATACCCGAATAGATCTGCTGGATATCTACAAACTGGGGCATGTTCGTGCCCAGCCCGTTCATCGTCTTGAGTATAAAACCACCCGAAAAAGTCCCGCCGCCGCCCAGACCATGTACAGTCTGGCCTGTGAATTGTTCCCTGAATGGCAAGCGAAATTTGATGCCGTGTTGATTAACCAGCCGACGGGGGATGCACAATGA
- a CDS encoding tyrosine-type recombinase/integrase codes for MKLNARQIDTAKPKEKTYKLADGGGLYLEVTARGSKYWRMKYYRPTDKKEDRLAFGVYPAISLADARAKRDEAKKLMAQRIDPKAEKKGTPTPAKVNTFEQVARAWHASNKRWSDSHRQKVLRSLEQSIFPHIGARDITTLRTSQLLAPVKAIDEQGKHDIAQRLRQRITAVMRYAVQNDILETNPANDMAGALTTTKSRHHPALPHECLPDFLNRLSAYRGRLLTKIAVRLALLTFVRSSELRFARWQEIDFENAVWKIPATRKPIKGVRFSERGMKMKTDHIVPLSRQAVSLFKELNVLSGNCEVVFPSDHDAAKVMSENTVNKALRAMGYDTQTDVCGHGFRTMARGAMGESGLWSDDAIERQLSHIERNNVRAAYIHTSKHLDERRLMVQWWADYLDANRENSITPYDFAKPLRDSKSR; via the coding sequence ATGAAACTCAACGCACGACAAATCGACACTGCAAAGCCCAAAGAAAAAACCTACAAACTTGCCGATGGTGGCGGTCTTTATTTAGAAGTCACTGCTCGCGGCTCGAAGTACTGGCGGATGAAATATTATCGCCCGACCGATAAGAAAGAAGACCGACTGGCATTTGGTGTTTATCCCGCCATATCATTAGCCGATGCCCGTGCTAAGCGCGATGAAGCCAAGAAGCTGATGGCTCAGAGGATCGACCCCAAAGCAGAGAAAAAAGGCACACCAACACCCGCCAAAGTTAACACCTTTGAACAGGTCGCCCGTGCATGGCACGCCAGCAACAAACGCTGGAGCGACAGCCACCGTCAAAAAGTGCTGCGCAGCCTTGAGCAGTCTATTTTCCCGCATATCGGTGCACGCGATATTACCACATTACGCACCAGCCAGCTTTTAGCGCCCGTCAAAGCCATTGATGAACAGGGCAAACACGATATAGCACAACGGCTACGCCAGCGTATCACCGCTGTCATGCGTTATGCTGTCCAGAATGATATTCTGGAAACCAACCCGGCCAATGATATGGCTGGCGCACTTACCACCACCAAATCCCGTCACCATCCCGCCCTGCCCCATGAATGTTTACCGGATTTTCTAAACCGATTGTCTGCTTACCGCGGGCGCTTACTGACCAAGATCGCGGTAAGGCTGGCGCTGCTGACGTTTGTGCGCTCCAGCGAACTGAGATTTGCCCGCTGGCAGGAAATTGACTTCGAAAATGCGGTGTGGAAAATTCCCGCCACACGAAAACCCATCAAAGGCGTTCGCTTCTCTGAACGCGGCATGAAAATGAAAACGGATCACATCGTGCCGCTGAGCCGTCAAGCTGTCTCGTTATTCAAAGAGTTGAACGTACTGAGCGGCAACTGCGAAGTGGTATTCCCCAGTGATCATGATGCTGCGAAAGTCATGAGCGAAAACACGGTTAACAAGGCATTACGGGCGATGGGCTACGACACTCAAACCGATGTCTGCGGGCATGGCTTCCGTACAATGGCACGCGGTGCAATGGGCGAATCCGGTCTGTGGAGCGATGATGCCATCGAACGCCAGCTCAGCCATATCGAACGAAACAACGTCCGGGCGGCGTATATTCACACTTCTAAACATCTGGATGAACGGCGGCTGATGGTGCAATGGTGGGCGGATTATCTGGATGCCAACCGGGAAAATTCCATTACACCGTATGACTTCGCCAAGCCGCTGCGCGACAGCAAGAGCCGTTAG
- a CDS encoding helix-turn-helix transcriptional regulator, translating to MTVAALKTSLIRLPEVQRRTGYSKAWIYKLISDGAFPKQVKIGPRSVAFIEAEIDDWIAQRIAESRAA from the coding sequence ATGACAGTGGCAGCATTGAAAACAAGCCTGATTCGTTTGCCAGAAGTACAACGCAGAACGGGTTACAGCAAAGCGTGGATCTACAAACTGATTAGTGACGGCGCATTCCCGAAACAGGTCAAGATTGGCCCGCGTTCCGTTGCTTTTATTGAAGCAGAGATTGATGACTGGATTGCCCAGCGTATTGCTGAATCGCGGGCGGCATAA
- a CDS encoding toprim domain-containing protein has product MADTQHTQTRPKFTVQKTSGSQKPLDLIQTVKTSAMYSWQNLLPACGIDIPAKGKHGACPICGGTDRFHFIDDHHHGNWHCRQCDYPNYGDGLDLVARTKGISVTEAAKVVANVLALPLPAPKPAKGSHYPTLPIAERVAALMAQTVAGQSPYLTAKGLKHLDQRLLFDNSTVLVLTALDKKVAGAQIIKPNGEKKFFPGSQKKGAFIPLTALEEHPETVIITEGYATALTVSQLYKGTVLAALDEGNLSSVAKAIRERWPDTKIIIAADNDWHRPDELDKNGKPKVNVGKISAEKAALAVNGWVTLPPTEHKADWDDYRQQNSVKIAELAFVQGLYQPTPTKKKAATQPNDVESSKLTLCQMGASQRGEVLLARYDSNLALDGASETVHHYDGIVWRPVSDRDLKREMVAAFMEEKLPYSPHGISSAVDALKLQLPMMQPPERHLIGFSNGVFDLKACRFRPHRKHDWLLLTNDVEFNSPILAETLKDHAPQFWQWLNRATANCENKFDRVLAALFMVLANRYDWQLFLEITGAGGSGKSIFAEICSMLAGKGNTVSASMSALEIPRERALIVGYSLIILPDQTRYVGDGSGIKAITGGDEVAIDPKHKQPYSTRIPAVVLAVNNNAMSFSDRSGGVSRRRVIFNFSEVVPENERDPLLRDKIAAELPVIIRHLLHRFADPQSARRLLAEQQKSDEALDIKRNTDPLVDFCGYLVASHETDGLLIGNAEIVPFNPRKYLYHAYLAYMKGNNLNKPVSVTRFGMDMPGALAEYNQHYLRKKSKYGIRSNLSLDLDTAIEWLPKLTRDNLPEE; this is encoded by the coding sequence ATGGCTGATACACAGCATACCCAAACTCGCCCCAAATTTACAGTTCAAAAAACATCAGGCAGCCAAAAACCGCTTGATCTTATCCAGACCGTGAAAACTTCGGCTATGTATTCCTGGCAAAATCTGTTGCCCGCTTGTGGTATTGATATCCCCGCAAAGGGAAAGCATGGCGCTTGTCCTATCTGCGGTGGCACCGACCGTTTTCACTTTATCGATGATCACCATCATGGCAACTGGCATTGCCGCCAATGTGATTATCCAAACTATGGTGATGGACTGGATTTAGTGGCAAGAACCAAAGGGATCTCTGTTACTGAGGCGGCAAAAGTTGTTGCTAATGTATTGGCGCTACCTTTGCCAGCCCCCAAGCCAGCCAAAGGATCCCATTATCCAACACTACCGATTGCCGAAAGAGTGGCGGCACTGATGGCACAAACTGTCGCCGGGCAATCACCCTATCTGACTGCAAAGGGTCTGAAACACCTTGATCAGCGGCTACTGTTTGATAATTCGACAGTGCTGGTACTGACAGCACTGGATAAAAAAGTCGCAGGCGCTCAAATCATCAAACCCAATGGCGAGAAAAAATTCTTCCCCGGCAGCCAGAAAAAAGGCGCGTTTATTCCCTTGACAGCGCTGGAAGAGCATCCGGAGACGGTAATTATTACCGAAGGTTACGCCACGGCACTCACGGTTAGCCAGCTCTATAAAGGCACTGTTCTGGCGGCGCTGGATGAGGGCAATTTATCTTCTGTTGCCAAAGCCATTCGGGAACGCTGGCCGGACACCAAAATCATTATTGCCGCAGATAATGACTGGCACCGCCCCGACGAGCTGGATAAGAACGGGAAACCCAAAGTGAATGTCGGCAAGATCTCAGCAGAAAAAGCTGCCCTTGCGGTGAATGGTTGGGTTACGTTACCACCGACAGAACATAAAGCCGATTGGGATGATTATCGCCAGCAAAATAGTGTGAAAATAGCAGAGCTGGCCTTTGTTCAGGGGCTTTATCAACCGACACCAACCAAGAAAAAAGCAGCCACTCAGCCCAATGACGTCGAGTCTTCTAAGCTGACATTATGCCAGATGGGTGCCAGCCAGCGCGGAGAAGTGTTGCTGGCGCGTTATGACAGCAATTTGGCGTTGGATGGCGCTTCGGAAACCGTCCATCACTATGATGGTATTGTCTGGCGTCCGGTCAGTGACCGCGATTTAAAACGGGAAATGGTCGCGGCCTTTATGGAAGAGAAATTACCGTACTCACCTCATGGTATCAGTTCTGCGGTGGATGCCCTGAAATTGCAGCTTCCCATGATGCAGCCGCCAGAGCGCCACTTAATCGGATTCAGTAACGGTGTATTTGATCTGAAAGCCTGCCGATTCAGACCTCACCGTAAACATGATTGGTTATTGCTTACCAATGACGTTGAATTCAATTCCCCCATTTTGGCGGAAACGCTAAAAGACCATGCCCCGCAGTTCTGGCAATGGCTTAACCGGGCAACAGCCAACTGTGAGAACAAGTTTGATCGCGTGCTGGCAGCCCTATTTATGGTGCTGGCGAATCGTTACGACTGGCAGTTGTTTCTGGAAATCACTGGCGCCGGAGGCAGTGGTAAAAGCATCTTTGCTGAAATCTGTTCAATGCTGGCGGGTAAAGGTAATACTGTTTCAGCAAGTATGTCTGCATTAGAAATTCCACGGGAACGGGCGTTGATTGTCGGCTATTCGCTGATTATCCTGCCAGACCAGACCCGCTATGTGGGCGATGGCTCAGGTATTAAGGCCATTACAGGCGGCGATGAAGTGGCTATCGATCCAAAGCATAAACAGCCCTACTCAACCCGCATTCCTGCGGTGGTCTTGGCGGTAAACAATAATGCCATGAGTTTCAGTGATCGCAGTGGTGGTGTATCACGGCGTCGGGTAATCTTCAATTTTTCCGAAGTTGTGCCGGAAAATGAACGTGATCCACTTCTGCGGGATAAAATCGCAGCAGAATTACCCGTGATTATCCGGCATCTGCTGCATCGATTTGCTGATCCACAATCAGCAAGGCGTTTACTGGCAGAGCAACAGAAATCAGATGAAGCGCTGGATATCAAACGCAACACCGATCCATTAGTCGATTTCTGTGGTTATCTGGTGGCTTCCCATGAAACTGACGGCCTGTTAATCGGTAATGCAGAGATTGTGCCGTTCAATCCCCGTAAGTACCTTTATCATGCCTACCTTGCTTATATGAAAGGCAACAATCTGAATAAACCTGTTTCCGTAACCCGTTTTGGTATGGATATGCCGGGCGCACTGGCGGAGTACAACCAGCATTACCTGCGCAAGAAAAGCAAATACGGCATTCGCAGCAATCTGAGTCTGGATCTTGATACTGCCATCGAGTGGCTGCCAAAATTGACAAGGGATAACCTACCAGAAGAATAA
- the moeB gene encoding molybdopterin-synthase adenylyltransferase MoeB produces the protein MGDIQDVETITINALKELNSFLLVDVRESHEFANGTIPGALTLGRGFLEIELKNRQVELDHPIVLFCASGLRSKYAALGLIALNFVNIYSLEGGFEAWKAGGNSVEQPSTILSQTEKNRYARHISLKDIGLHGQLKIMKSKILVIGAGGLGSSCLLYLTAAGVGEIAIVDHDIVDLGNLQRQVIHNETMLQKKKVESALHTLKALNSGIKIKIIDVAINIKNIQPILEDYDIIIDCTDNFNARYAINDAAVRANKPLISAAVQRFTGHVMARTQPYSPCYRCIYPEAPPTTLSPSCSENGVVGIIPGILGLHQANEALKVILNIGDTLDGKLLKLDLLNNKYQLLVTKRRTDCLCQNQ, from the coding sequence ATGGGTGATATTCAAGATGTTGAAACAATAACAATTAATGCATTAAAAGAACTTAATAGCTTTCTATTGGTGGATGTTCGGGAAAGCCATGAATTTGCTAATGGCACAATTCCCGGAGCATTAACCCTAGGACGAGGTTTTTTGGAAATTGAGCTAAAAAACAGACAAGTTGAACTAGATCATCCAATTGTTTTGTTTTGTGCTAGTGGGCTTCGTTCAAAATACGCTGCATTGGGCTTAATTGCACTGAATTTCGTTAATATATATTCTCTTGAGGGTGGTTTCGAAGCATGGAAAGCAGGAGGTAATTCTGTAGAACAACCCTCCACAATCTTAAGCCAAACCGAGAAAAACCGATATGCGCGTCATATCTCCTTAAAAGATATTGGACTTCATGGACAATTAAAAATCATGAAGTCTAAAATACTGGTCATTGGAGCAGGGGGACTAGGTTCATCTTGTCTGCTTTATTTGACAGCCGCTGGGGTAGGTGAAATTGCCATTGTTGATCACGATATCGTCGATTTAGGTAACCTACAACGGCAAGTTATCCATAATGAAACGATGTTACAAAAGAAAAAAGTTGAATCAGCCCTTCATACGCTAAAAGCATTAAATTCTGGCATCAAAATAAAAATCATAGATGTTGCCATTAATATCAAGAATATTCAGCCTATTCTGGAGGATTACGATATAATCATCGATTGTACAGATAACTTTAATGCTCGTTATGCGATAAATGATGCTGCAGTAAGGGCAAATAAACCATTAATTTCTGCTGCCGTACAACGATTTACAGGCCATGTAATGGCACGTACTCAACCTTATTCTCCTTGCTACCGCTGTATCTACCCCGAAGCTCCACCAACAACTTTGTCCCCCTCATGCTCTGAGAATGGTGTAGTTGGAATTATTCCAGGTATTTTAGGATTACATCAGGCAAATGAAGCATTGAAAGTTATTCTAAATATAGGTGATACATTAGATGGAAAGCTATTGAAACTTGATTTGTTAAATAATAAATATCAATTATTAGTGACCAAGAGACGCACTGACTGTTTGTGTCAAAACCAATAA
- a CDS encoding MoaD/ThiS family protein — MITISFPESVSGNRQIIISANNLYEILKEMQEKHIDIFSLIAISKDDNLKLKPFVTLFINNVMSVESNPSLNDGDILSFEIAISGG, encoded by the coding sequence ATGATTACTATATCATTTCCTGAATCTGTTAGCGGAAATAGACAGATTATTATCTCAGCAAATAATCTTTATGAAATATTAAAAGAGATGCAGGAGAAACATATCGATATTTTTTCTTTGATTGCGATATCTAAAGACGATAATCTTAAACTTAAACCTTTCGTTACTCTTTTTATAAATAATGTCATGTCAGTAGAGAGTAATCCTTCATTAAATGATGGTGACATTTTGTCTTTTGAAATAGCTATTTCAGGAGGATGA
- a CDS encoding DUF692 family multinuclear iron-containing protein has product MNARVGLGIDYTHNYGYDLTKLLQLAQNGISHLSVVAIPNEDVAQAFRNKYPQYPIIHHFSGMEPAGIDGLRSDVLVRQNAISETLQAYWCLEDIGIWNIGPYNLPYFAAPVLCESVLSMAIEGVKTIQSVSSIPFSAEIPSFSIVAGEMALGEFFHRLVDATDCNIVLDISHVFSYAIYCDLQPPDVLASLPLTSVNEIHIAGGSVHPNHSWRYRDTHSEPIVDSVFPLLEQALAQCPNLKAVTYELGVGITPIVIRTDLQNIEDICQRMAFIPSF; this is encoded by the coding sequence ATGAATGCACGAGTAGGGTTAGGAATTGATTATACACATAATTATGGTTATGACTTAACTAAATTATTACAATTAGCGCAAAACGGAATTAGTCATTTATCTGTCGTGGCCATACCTAATGAGGATGTTGCACAAGCTTTTCGTAATAAATATCCTCAATATCCTATCATTCATCATTTTTCTGGAATGGAGCCAGCAGGTATTGATGGATTACGCTCTGATGTGCTTGTAAGGCAAAATGCCATTAGTGAGACTCTCCAGGCATACTGGTGTCTGGAAGATATCGGTATCTGGAATATTGGCCCTTACAACTTACCTTATTTTGCTGCGCCAGTACTTTGTGAATCCGTTCTTTCTATGGCAATTGAAGGTGTGAAAACGATTCAGTCTGTTTCCAGTATTCCTTTTTCTGCGGAAATACCTTCTTTCAGCATTGTTGCAGGAGAAATGGCTTTAGGTGAGTTTTTCCATCGGCTAGTTGATGCGACAGACTGTAATATTGTTTTAGACATCAGCCACGTATTTTCATATGCCATTTATTGTGATCTACAGCCACCGGATGTATTAGCTAGCCTTCCATTGACCTCAGTGAACGAAATTCATATTGCTGGGGGGAGTGTACACCCAAACCATTCATGGAGATACCGTGATACACACTCAGAACCAATTGTTGATAGTGTTTTCCCACTGTTGGAACAGGCACTAGCTCAGTGCCCAAATCTGAAAGCTGTGACATATGAGTTAGGGGTGGGAATTACTCCAATTGTGATCCGTACAGATTTACAGAATATTGAAGATATTTGTCAACGAATGGCGTTTATCCCTTCATTCTGA